The proteins below are encoded in one region of Streptomyces cyanogenus:
- a CDS encoding glycosyltransferase yields the protein MGQTAAVSAFLWITVVSLAAWCWLLLGQGFFWRTDVRLPRRREPDEWPSVCVVVPARDEAAVLPGSLPSLLGQDYPGRAEIFLVDDGSTDGTGELARELSRRHGGLPLTVGSPGEPPAGWTGKLWAVRHGIESARARDPEYLLLTDADIAHAPDSLRELVAAARTGGFDVVSQMARLRVASLWERLVVPAFVYFFAQLYPFRRIGRQGSRTAAAAGGCVLLRADMAEKARIPEAIRHAVIDDVALARAVKDAGGHIWLGLADRVDSVRPYPRLRDLWRMVSRSAYAQLRHQPLLLLGTVAGLALVYLMPPAAVAVGTAGGDTATTLAGASGWAVMAGTYLPMLRYYRQPLWLAPLLPLTAFLYLLMTVDSAVQHHRGRGAAWKGRTYARPGAVPDEG from the coding sequence GTGGGGCAGACTGCGGCCGTGAGCGCCTTCCTGTGGATCACCGTCGTATCGCTCGCCGCGTGGTGCTGGCTGCTGCTCGGCCAGGGCTTCTTCTGGCGCACGGACGTCCGGCTGCCGCGGCGCCGGGAACCCGACGAGTGGCCTTCGGTCTGTGTGGTCGTACCGGCCCGTGACGAGGCCGCCGTGCTGCCCGGCAGTCTGCCGTCGCTGCTGGGGCAGGACTATCCGGGGCGGGCGGAGATCTTCCTGGTGGACGACGGGAGCACGGACGGCACCGGGGAGCTGGCCCGGGAACTGTCCCGGCGGCACGGCGGGCTGCCGCTCACGGTGGGCTCGCCCGGTGAGCCGCCGGCGGGCTGGACGGGCAAGCTGTGGGCCGTGCGGCACGGCATCGAGTCGGCACGCGCGCGTGATCCCGAGTACCTGCTGCTGACGGACGCGGACATCGCGCACGCGCCGGACAGCCTGCGCGAGCTGGTGGCCGCGGCCCGCACCGGGGGCTTCGACGTCGTGTCGCAGATGGCACGGCTGCGGGTGGCGAGCCTGTGGGAGCGCCTCGTCGTGCCGGCGTTCGTGTACTTCTTCGCTCAGCTGTACCCCTTCCGCCGGATCGGCCGCCAGGGATCGCGCACGGCCGCGGCGGCGGGCGGCTGCGTCCTGCTGCGCGCGGACATGGCCGAAAAGGCACGCATCCCGGAGGCGATCCGGCACGCCGTCATCGACGACGTGGCGCTCGCGCGCGCGGTGAAGGACGCCGGCGGTCACATCTGGCTGGGGCTGGCCGACCGGGTGGACAGCGTGCGCCCCTATCCGCGGCTGCGCGACCTGTGGCGGATGGTCTCGCGCAGCGCCTACGCCCAGCTGCGGCACCAGCCGCTGCTCCTCCTCGGTACGGTCGCCGGGCTCGCGCTCGTCTATCTGATGCCGCCGGCCGCCGTGGCCGTGGGCACGGCCGGCGGAGATACGGCGACCACGCTCGCCGGGGCGTCGGGGTGGGCGGTGATGGCGGGCACGTACCTGCCGATGCTGCGCTACTACCGGCAGCCGCTGTGGCTCGCGCCGCTCCTGCCGCTCACCGCGTTCCTGTACCTGCTGATGACGGTCGACTCCGCCGTGCAGCACCACCGCGGGCGCGGGGCCGCCTGGAAGGGCCGCACCTACGCCCGTCCGGGCGCCGTGCCCGACGAGGGCTGA